In Macadamia integrifolia cultivar HAES 741 chromosome 12, SCU_Mint_v3, whole genome shotgun sequence, the following are encoded in one genomic region:
- the LOC122057281 gene encoding probable F-box protein At2g36090 produces MSIVQVESTASLSSDLFYDILRRLDGATLANAACVCATFSSISREESLWENVCHSLWPSTNREDVKSLILSVGGFRKFYADCYPLIVNKDVVVQCDSYHSEYPEEWFEAEYYGDIEEFESILPSDFVSIVDVRYKDKVIYSKVLWGIPDSDGFNGWFYNCPFRIDLFNVSDNDGLHEDEVTLSVEDGLPPIFSIDRERKDGKVWRELCDGIRLSWIIVNRKEKQAANLASWSPLGGQRHWPTDKDFLMRFGSILPARDILPCQFVECILVMKFRVIHTEGEGSQTILKLAELSMLLKDMGGSHVNGRNSLLVLKEALKSRRSKNYSEVLESCHLYTKAQSELKEEKMRNESRLDRLCILSGIAAFITFCYCVL; encoded by the coding sequence ATGTCAATTGTCCAGGTTGAAAGTACGGCATCATTGAGCAGTGATCTATTCTATGACATATTGAGACGTCTTGATGGTGCTACTTTGGCTAATGCAGCATGTGTTTGTGCTACTTTCTCTTCCATTTCAAGAGAAGAAAGTTTATGGGAAAATGTATGTCATTCTTTATGGCCCTCAACTAATAGGGAAGATGTGAAGAGTTTGATCTTATCAGTTGGTGGATTCAGAAAATTCTATGCAGACTGTTATCCGCTCATTGTGAACAAGGATGTCGTGGTTCAGTGTGATTCCTACCATTCTGAATACCCTGAAGAATGGTTCGAGGCTGAGTATTATGGTGACATTGAGGAATTTGAAAGTATTTTACCCTCAGATTTTGTCTCTATTGTGGATGTCAGATATAAAGATAAAGTAATATATTCAAAGGTTCTCTGGGGTATTCCAGATTCAGATGGCTTCAATGGTTGGTTTTACAACTGTCCTTTCCGGATTGACCTTTTTAATGTATCGGATAATGATGGCCTCCATGAGGATGAAGTCACACTCTCTGTTGAGGATGGTCTTCCTCCAATTTTCTCGATTGATAGGGAGAGGAAAGATGGGAAGGTTTGGAGGGAGCTCTGTGATGGAATCAGACTCAGTTGGATCATAGTGAACAGAAAGGAAAAGCAAGCTGCTAACCTTGCAAGCTGGAGCCCCCTTGGGGGACAAAGGCATTGGCCAACAGATAAGGATTTCTTGATGCGCTTTGGATCCATTCTTCCAGCCAGAGACATCCTTCCATGTCAATTTGTTGAATGCATACTTGTTATGAAGTTTAGAGTGATCCATACCGAGGGAGAGGGTAGCCAGACTATTCTCAAGCTAGCAGAGCTAAGCATGCTGTTGAAAGACATGGGAGGCTCTCATGTTAATGGAAGGAACAGTTTGCTTGTACTGAAAGAAGCCCTGAAATCTCGTAGGAGCAAAAATTACAGTGAAGTTCTTGAATCTTGTCATCTGTACACAAAAGCACAGAGTGAGTTAAAGGaggagaaaatgagaaatgaaagtCGTTTAGACAGGCTATGTATCTTAAGTGGGATTGCTGCTTTTATCACTTTCTGTTACTGCGTTTTATGA